A window of the Brassica oleracea var. oleracea cultivar TO1000 chromosome C1, BOL, whole genome shotgun sequence genome harbors these coding sequences:
- the LOC106331799 gene encoding uncharacterized protein LOC106331799, protein MKPVFEYGKKWDIKGQLLAAVGRDGDNRIVPIAWAVVEIENDTNWDWFVKRLALDLGLENGNGFVIMSDKQKGLVKSVHTLLPEAEHRQCCRHIYENWRKGGKDLRLQRFFWFIARSYTPGMFNYNMDELKNYDPGAHASLIKTKPETWSRAFFKIGSYCNDNLNNLCESFNKTIREPRKKPLLDMLEEIRRQCMTRNYNRSKMAKDRKTRFTPKTHKELDRVEKKSKECSLRWAFGPETEVDDRDQSYVVNLENETCACRSWQMNGIPCIHAAKVILGVGRKLSEFVAPFYTTSKWRETYSFGIKPVNGMIEWPRTNRLGVIPPPNRNGKPGRPKNHDRKNGTNETVSITKLSHANRVMTCSNCKEEGHYKNTCWKAFVQSPPKKPRCRPRKYQGLHFGESQAQSSEAQTSQNQSSKAQASPWEVHQSSEGQSSQAQPSRWASWGRWFF, encoded by the exons ATGAAACCCGTGTTTGAAT ATGGTAAAAAATGGGACATCAAGGGACAGTTGTTGGCTGCGGTTGGAAGAGATGGAGACAATAGGATTGTCCCTATTGCTTGGGCTGTAGTGGAGATAGAGAATGATACAAACTGGGATTGGTTTGTGAAGCGTTTGGCCTTGGATTTGGGATTGGAAAATGGGAACGGCTTTGTTATAATGTCTGACAAACAAAAG GGATTAGTGAAATCAGTTCATACCCTCCTTCCAGAAGCTGAGCATAGACAGTGTTGTCGCCATATCTACGAGAACTGGAGGAAAGGTGGAAAAGATCTAAGGTTACAGAGGTTCTTCTGGTTCATTGCAAGGAGCTACACTCCTGGTATGTTCAACTACAACATGGACGAGCTTAAGAACTATGATCCTGGCGCACATGCATCTCTGATAAAGACAAAGCCAGAGACTTGGTCTAGAGCTTTCTTCAAGATAGGCTCCTACTGCAATGATAATCTGAACAACTTGTGTGAGTCCTTCAACAAGACCATCAGGGAGCCTAGGAAGAAACCTCTGCTAGACATGTTAGAGGAGATAAGGCGTCAATGTATGACTAGGAACTACAATAGGTCTAAGATGGCTAAGGACAGGAAGACTAGGTTCACCCCGAAAACACATAAAGAGTTAGACAGGGTTGAGAAGAAGTCAAAAGAATGTAGTCTGCGTTGGGCATTTGGGCCAGAGACTGAGGTGGATGATAGAGACCAGTCATATGTGGTGAATTTGGAGAATGAGACTTGTGCATGTCGAAGCTGGCAAATGAATGGTATTCCATGCATCCATGCTGCTAAGGTCATCCTTGGCGTGGGAAGAAAACTCTCTGAATTTGTTGCTCCTTTCTACACAACCTCTAAGTGGCGTGAAACTTACAGTTTTGGGATCAAACCTGTAAATGGGATGATAGAGTGGCCTCGGACCAATAGATTAGGTGTGATTCCACCACCTAATCGAAATGGCAAGCCTGGTAGGCCTAAAAACCATGATCGAAAGAATGGAACCAATGAGACAGTGTCTATTACCAAGCTGAGTCATGCGAACAGGGTAATGACATGCTCTAATTGCAAAGAAGAAGGGCACTACAAGAATACATGTTGGAAGGCTTTTGTTCAGAGCCCACCTAAGAAACCAAGATGCAGACCAAGGAAATATCAG GGACTACACTTTGGCGAGTCACAAGCTCAATCCTCAGAAGCTCAAACCTCACAAAATCAATCCTCAAAGGCTCAAGCATCACCATGGGAAGTTCATCAATCTTCAGAAGGTCAATCCTCACAAGCTCAACCATCACGATGGGCATCGTGGGGAAGATGGTTTTTTTAG
- the LOC106309926 gene encoding serine/arginine-rich splicing factor RS40-like isoform X1, giving the protein MKPVFCGNFEYDAREGDLERLFRKYGRVERVDMKAGFAFVYMENERDADDAIRGLDRIEFGRKGRRLRVEWTKGERGGDRRTGGGSRRSSSSMRPSKTLFVINFDADNTRTRDLERHFEPYGKIVNVRIRRNFAFIQYEEQEDATRALEATNNSKLMDKVISVEYAMKDDDARGNGQSPDRRRDRSPERRRRSPSPYKRERGSPDYGRGGSPVAAYRKERTSPDYGRRRSPSPYKRSRRMSPEYGRDRRGNESPRRRERVASPNEKRERRSPDDSPFKKEESPKNGGGEVESPRRERSRSSPENGQVESPSSIGRRDSDDGAESPMQKSRSRSPPAEE; this is encoded by the exons ATGAAGCCAGTCTTCTGTGGGAACTTTGAGTATGATGCTCGTGAGGGTGATCTTGAACGCCTCTTCAGGAAATACGGCAGAGTTGAGAGGGTCGATATGAAAGCTG GGTTTGCTTTCGTCTACATGGAAAACGAAAGGGATGCTGACGATGCAATCCGAGGGCTTGACCGCATTGAATTTGGGCGTAAGGGACGCAGACTTCGTGTTGAGTGGACAAAG GGTGAACGTGGAGGTGACAGAAGAACTGGTGGTGGTTCAAGAAGATCTTCATCCAGCATGAGACCTTCCAAGACTCTGTTTGTGATAAACTTCGATGCGGACAATACCAGGACCCGGGATCTAGAGAGACACTTCGAGCCATACGGCAAAATTGTAAACGTTAGGATCAGGAGGAACTTTGCATTTATCCAATACGAGGAACAAGAGGATGCAACGAGAGCACTTGAAGCTACAAACAACAG TAAGCTGATGGACAAAGTGATCTCGGTGGAGTATGCAATGAAGGATGATGATGCAAGAGGGAATGGACAGAGTCCAGATAGACGCCGTGATAGGTCACCTGAAAGGAGGAGACGATCGCCGTCTCCTTACAAAAGAGAGAGAGGGAGCCCTGATTATGGTCGAGGGGGTAGTCCCGTTGCTGCGTACAGGAAGGAAAGGACCAGTCCTGATTATGGCAGAAGACGTAGCCCGAGTCCTTACAAGAGATCGAGGCGTATGAGTCCAGAGTATGGTCGCGACCGCAGAGGCAATGAGAGCCCTCGCAGGAGGGAGAGAGTCGCAAGTCCCAACGAGAAGAGAGAGAGGAGGAGCCCTGATGATAGCCCGTTTAAGAAGGAGGAGAGCCCGAAGAATGGAGGTGGTGAAGTTGAAAGTCCAAGGAGGGAGAGGTCAAGGTCTAGCCCTGAGAATGGCCAAGTCGAAAGTCCTAGCTCTATAGGAAGAAGAGACAGCGATGATGGTGCAGAAAGCCCGATGCAGAAGAG CCGGTCTCGTTCGCCTCCAGCTGAAGAGTGA
- the LOC106309926 gene encoding serine/arginine-rich splicing factor RS40-like isoform X2: MENERDADDAIRGLDRIEFGRKGRRLRVEWTKGERGGDRRTGGGSRRSSSSMRPSKTLFVINFDADNTRTRDLERHFEPYGKIVNVRIRRNFAFIQYEEQEDATRALEATNNSKLMDKVISVEYAMKDDDARGNGQSPDRRRDRSPERRRRSPSPYKRERGSPDYGRGGSPVAAYRKERTSPDYGRRRSPSPYKRSRRMSPEYGRDRRGNESPRRRERVASPNEKRERRSPDDSPFKKEESPKNGGGEVESPRRERSRSSPENGQVESPSSIGRRDSDDGAESPMQKSRSRSPPAEE; this comes from the exons ATGGAAAACGAAAGGGATGCTGACGATGCAATCCGAGGGCTTGACCGCATTGAATTTGGGCGTAAGGGACGCAGACTTCGTGTTGAGTGGACAAAG GGTGAACGTGGAGGTGACAGAAGAACTGGTGGTGGTTCAAGAAGATCTTCATCCAGCATGAGACCTTCCAAGACTCTGTTTGTGATAAACTTCGATGCGGACAATACCAGGACCCGGGATCTAGAGAGACACTTCGAGCCATACGGCAAAATTGTAAACGTTAGGATCAGGAGGAACTTTGCATTTATCCAATACGAGGAACAAGAGGATGCAACGAGAGCACTTGAAGCTACAAACAACAG TAAGCTGATGGACAAAGTGATCTCGGTGGAGTATGCAATGAAGGATGATGATGCAAGAGGGAATGGACAGAGTCCAGATAGACGCCGTGATAGGTCACCTGAAAGGAGGAGACGATCGCCGTCTCCTTACAAAAGAGAGAGAGGGAGCCCTGATTATGGTCGAGGGGGTAGTCCCGTTGCTGCGTACAGGAAGGAAAGGACCAGTCCTGATTATGGCAGAAGACGTAGCCCGAGTCCTTACAAGAGATCGAGGCGTATGAGTCCAGAGTATGGTCGCGACCGCAGAGGCAATGAGAGCCCTCGCAGGAGGGAGAGAGTCGCAAGTCCCAACGAGAAGAGAGAGAGGAGGAGCCCTGATGATAGCCCGTTTAAGAAGGAGGAGAGCCCGAAGAATGGAGGTGGTGAAGTTGAAAGTCCAAGGAGGGAGAGGTCAAGGTCTAGCCCTGAGAATGGCCAAGTCGAAAGTCCTAGCTCTATAGGAAGAAGAGACAGCGATGATGGTGCAGAAAGCCCGATGCAGAAGAG CCGGTCTCGTTCGCCTCCAGCTGAAGAGTGA
- the LOC106331810 gene encoding uncharacterized protein LOC106331810, with translation MPTDASTCEEKERNPCDIWAASSIVKGAKHSEKTKGKMKQSEFDGDDYDVDKHDEKKKGNMKQDEVDGDDYDAANINSEKENREKLAKSPLVELVKTGYLFLNKTVLKARFELCAMKHNFHYTVTNSDKSVWCLRCADKVCFWGARVECLKGSTYFIIKKYVGVHSCAPSSKTSAGKTASAKTIGGLIMHKYEGIKEGPKAKDIVQIMRNDYGFNAVRGILEESYEKIPKYLHMLREANPGTHSSYETDVNGRFRYLFIVFGQSIRGFSKVMRRVIVVDGTFLKSEFKGVLLVATAIDGNSNLYPIAFRIVDSENEQTWEWFMRQLKVVVAGDNGLAFISDRQMSIAKALEKVYPLARHGIFIHHLLNNVISYFKGKGLAGLISKASKAYRVVDFKKTFAHVCNISPAIGNYLMEADVKKWARCQFHGYMYDIRINNSAESINYALRSPREFPVIPMLDSIREMLTH, from the exons ATGCCAACTGATGCAAGTACTTGTGAAGAGAAGGAGCGAAATCCTTGTGACATTTGGGCCGCTTCAAGTATTGTTAAGGGGGCTAAGCATAGCGAGAAGACGAAAGGGAAGATGAAGCAAAGCGAGTTTGATGGAGATGATTATGATGTTGACAAGCATGACGAGAAGAAGAAAGGAAATATGAAGCAAGATGAGGTTGATGGAGATGATTATGATGCTGCCAACATCAACTCTGAAAAAGAAAACAGAGAAAAATTGGCAAAGAGTCCGTTGGTCGAATTGGTTAAGACGGGATATCTTTTCCTCAATAAAACAGTTTTGAAAGCGAGGTTTGAGTTATGTGCAATGAAGCATAACTTTCACTACACAGTTACCAACTCCGATAAATCAGTTTGGTGTTTAAGATGCGCTGATAAGGTGTGTTTTTGGGGTGCACGAGTAGAGTGTTTGAAGGGATCCACATATTTTATTATTAAGAAGTATGTTGGTGTACATTCCTGCGCACCTTCAAGCAAAACCAGTGCCGGTAAGACAGCTTCAGCGAAAACGATAGGCGGTCTTATCATGCATAAATATGAAGGTATCAAGGAAGGGCCTAAAGCGAAAGATATTGTTCAGATTATGCGTAATGATTATGGAT TCAACGCTGTTAGAGGTATTCTAGAGGAAAGTTATGAGAAAATACCAAAATACTTGCACATGCTGCGAGAGGCCAATCCGGGTACACATTCCTCTTATGAGACTGACGTCAATGGTAGATTTCGATATCTGTTTATAGTGTTTGGTCAATCGATCAGAGGCTTTAGCAAGGTCATGAGGCGTGTCATTGTTGTCGATGGAACGTTCTTGAAGAGTGAATTCAAAGGGGTGCTACTGGTTGCAACTGCTATAGATGGAAATTCAAATTTATATCCTATTGCATTCAGGATAGTAGACTCTGAGAATGAACAGACTTGGGAATGGTTTATGAGACAGTTAAAAGTTGTTGTTGCTGGTGATAATGGTTTGGCTTTTATTTCAGATAGACAAATGTCAATAGCGAAGGCACTGGAGAAAGTGTATCCGCTAGCGAGACATGGTATTTTTATTCATCATTTGTTGAATAATGTGATATCATATTTCAAGGGGAAGGGATTAGCTGGGTTGATTTCTAAGGCTTCGAAGGCTTATAGAGTGGTTGATTTCAAGAAAACGTTTGCTCATGTTTGCAATATCAGTCCAGCAATTGGAAATTATCTTATGGAAGCGGATGTCAAAAAGTGGGCTAGATGTCAATTTCATGGATACATGTATGACATTAGGATAAACAATTCTGCAGAGTCGATAAATTATGCGTTGCGTTCGCCGAGAGAGTTTCCCGTAATTCCTATGTTAGACAGTATTAGAGAAATGCTGACACACTAG
- the LOC106331819 gene encoding uncharacterized protein LOC106331819 yields MQKFIGIQNGNPQEILRVGEVEATLWVEAQTTDLRIPGDVYLVEQDHQDNIVGETSSKIMGLMTIRHSLSPLHAECMELELPSRLYGEGLEPQELMTSKRYEKWFTFARRPLRFGLQEYHAVIGLKVKREKNSGLVTWKDDDDRKKKHLEESKTWTWVNRVRLIYLCVIMGVVMGRDEKVNIPHLYMKLAIDLEKLQNYPWGLYSFDFLLKQIDKTRHKLEQKEGYLMERFLFGFQIWIMEALPALGEICGTKVSKNFTDIIGVENLFPEKGILHSFMEFHIDGAVLLATDFVQKDEKKDERGVKEATSSEFKEAGEEKGEDQVADTERSENSHVAENVDGTTDVSGRNKRKHADRGAESRKKNVLCQLAASSKGNIDTDMKNFLEGLVQASFTTFGEKFCEQFSDRLGKIETEVTQLRTASERSEQFETVVIDRLGKIEAEVTQLRTTLVVTELVGKSDQASGPTMTKINTGPSTSKKDTTPSKKKAFLESCMKNLLLDTFVKSLDPSQAKVEDSLDLLELPKSLKKPADSLDWLKLPKSLKKLADSLELPKSLKKPAIRLDDRDMELDGEDDPDRCLVFVHPADFKKMQDWQNTRTAIQIDPSMLDGELAGRIMSEIDAVMYVFRERTTLKRWNIYRVAFMTCVFSDLIAKDYHNFCKGIKKYTMDPLLLEYGKGGLPSHGRTRMLWNVDVDRMYVPVFDCGGRKRIKEVEAFAHLLPRIVKIVQSLTVQKHLIIIPYTVSYVPMSGLNRLNCHCGVYTIKHIECHVFGLDISLVSDDNIRGAQIKIMWDMWEAANDPELIERMSKYEPIKCSKPAEYVEIDDL; encoded by the exons ATGCAAAAGTTTATAGGAATACAGAATGGGAACCCACAAGAGATTCTACGTGTTGGAGAAGTAGAGGCAACTTTATGGGTTGAGGCGCAAACTACTGATTTGAGGATACCAGGAGATGTTTATCTTGTTGAACAAGATCACCAAGATAATATTGTGG GGGAGACATCTAGTAAGATCATGGGATTGATGACAATCCGTCACAGCCTATCACCTTTACATGCTGAAT GTATGGAGTTGGAGTTGCCTAGTCGTTTATACGGTGAGGGGTTGGAACCTCAG GAGTTGATGACAAGCAAGAGATATGAGAAGTGGTTCACCTTCGCTAGGAGGCCTCTGCGTTTTGGATTGCAAGAGTATCATGCTGTCATTGGTCTGAAAGTGAAGCGAGAGAAGAATAGTGGGTTAGTGACATGGAAAGATGATGATG ATCGTAAAAAGAAGCATTTGGAAGAGAGCAAAACATGGACTTGGGTTAATAGGGTGAGACTGATCTATCTTTGCGTTATTATGGGTGTGGTGATGGGGAGGGATGAGAAGGTGAATATCCCGCATCTGTACATGAAGTTGGCGATTGATTTAGAGAAGCTTCAGAATTATCCATGGGGTCTGTACTCGTTTGATTTCCTTCTGAAGCAGATTGATAAAACAAGGCATAAATTGGAGCAGAAGGAGGGGTATCTGATGGAAAGATTCTTGTTTGGTTTCCAGATTTGGATAATGGAAGCTCTTCCTGCTTTAGGAGAGATTTGTGGCACAAAAGTCAGCAAAAATTTTACAG ATATCATTGGCGTTGAGAACTTATTCCCAGAAAAG GGGATTTTGCATTCATTCATGGAATTCCACATAGATGGAGCGGTCCTTTTGGCAACTGATTTTGTACAGAAGGATGAGAAGAAAGATGAAAGA GGAGTAAAAGAAGCTACAAGCTCCGAATTTAAGGAAGCTGGCGAAGAGAAAGGAGAGGATCAAGTAGCTGATACTGAGAGGAGTGAGAATAGTCATGTTGCAGAGAATGTTGATGGCACAACTGATGTTTCGGGAAGAAACAAGAGAAAGCATGCGGACCGAGGAGCAGAGTCAAGGAAGAAGAATGTCTTGTGCCAACTAGCTGCTTCATCAAAAGGGAACATTGACACAGATATGAAAAACTTCTTGGAGGGTCTGGTACAAGCTTCTTTTACTACTTTTGGGGAGAAATTCTGTGAGCAGTTCTCGGACAGGTTGGGGAAGATTGAGACTGAGGTTACACAACTCAGGACAGCTTCGGAGAGATCTGAGCAGTTTGAGACAGTTGTAATCGACAGGTTGGGGAAAATTGAGGCTGAGGTTACACAGCTCAGGACAACTTTAGTGGTGACTGAATTGGTGGGAAAGAGTGATCAAGCAAGCGGTCCTACCATGACCAAAATCAACACTGGCCCTAGCACGAGCAAAAAAGACACAACTCCATCAAAGAAAAAA GCT TTTTTGGAAAGTTGCATGAAGAACCTTCTACTAGACACATTTGTTAAAAGTTTGGATCCTTCTCAAGCTAAGGTCGAAGACTCATTGGATTTGTTGGAACTTCCAAAATCATTAAAGAAGCCAGCAGATTCTTTGGATTGGTTGAAACTTCCAAAATCATTGAAGAAGCTAGCAGATTCATTGGAACTTCCAAAATCATTGAAAAAGCCAGCGATCCGATTAGATGACCGAGATATGGAGCTAGACGGCGAAGATGACCCTGATCGCTGCTTGGTGTTTGTGCATCCTGCAGATTTTAAGAAGATGCAGGATTGGCAAAATACACGAAC AGCTATACAGATTGATCCTTCTATGTTAGACGGTGAACTAGCCGGACGTATTATGTCT GAAATTGATGCTGTAATGTACGTCTTCCGGGAAAGAACAACATTGAAACGATGGAACATATACCGTGTTGCTTTCATGACATGCGTCTTCAGCGACCTTATCGCTAAGGATTACCATAATTTTTGTAAGGGTATTAAGAAGTACACTATGGATCCGTTATTACTGGAATACGGTAAAGGTGGACTGCCATCTCATGGAAGAACACGGATGTTGTGGAATGTCGATGTGGATCGGATGTACGTTCCT GTGTTTGATTGCGGGGGTAGAAAAAGAATCAAGGAAGTGGAAGCTTTCGCGCATCTTCTTCCTCGGATTGTCAAGATCGTTCAGTCATTGACAGTACAGAAGCATCTCATCATCATTCCGTACACTGTTTCCTATGTACCTATGAGTGGTCTTAACCGACTTAACTGTCATTGTGGTGTATACACTATAAAACACATCGAATGCCACGTGTTTGGGTTGGACATATCTTTGGTGAGTGATGATAACATCCGGGGAGCTCAGATAAAGATTATGTGGGATATGTGGGAAGCAGCTAATGATCCAGAATTGATTGAGAGAATGTCAAAGTATGAGCCTATTAAGTGTAGTAAGCCTGCTGAGTATGTTGAGATTGATGATTTATGA